From Streptomyces sp. HUAS MG91, the proteins below share one genomic window:
- a CDS encoding glycosyltransferase 87 family protein translates to MTLDTRPSIPAPVFATWVRPGPLARAALPATWLATRTAMVALLLWDGLGTRGVTREVAGLYTHWYGILARGTFPAGDPLWQYPPGAGPVLLAPGLLPWLTYVHAFVALTLAADALVTFALARGGREPRGAWLWVAGLPLLLHIPLARFDVQATALAVLALLATARSPRAAGVLAALGTLVKVWPALTLLGTPRGRSAREAWTAAVVSGAALLLALAFAFDAPLSFLGGQSGRGVQIESLGGTALMIARHFGWPGRVRYRYGAFEVVGPYAELVAAGALALTVVAFGVLLWWRTRARAWSEATPYDAALCAVLMFTVTSRVISPQYLVWLLGLAAVCLTSRYTTQARVAPLILAAAGLSSLGYPVLYADVLAGTWTGCAVTGARNALLLGAVFVSFRSLRKGTGE, encoded by the coding sequence GTGACTCTCGACACCCGGCCGAGCATCCCGGCCCCCGTCTTCGCCACCTGGGTCCGCCCGGGCCCGCTGGCCCGCGCCGCCCTCCCCGCCACCTGGCTGGCCACCAGAACCGCGATGGTCGCGCTCCTCCTGTGGGACGGGCTCGGCACCCGCGGCGTGACCAGGGAGGTGGCCGGGCTCTACACGCACTGGTACGGGATCCTCGCCCGCGGCACCTTCCCGGCCGGCGATCCGCTCTGGCAGTACCCGCCGGGCGCGGGCCCGGTGCTGCTCGCGCCGGGGCTGCTTCCCTGGCTCACGTACGTGCACGCCTTCGTGGCGCTCACCCTCGCGGCGGACGCGCTCGTCACGTTCGCCCTGGCGCGCGGCGGCCGGGAGCCGCGCGGCGCCTGGCTGTGGGTGGCGGGGCTGCCGCTGCTGCTGCACATCCCGCTGGCCCGCTTCGACGTCCAGGCCACCGCGCTCGCCGTGCTCGCCCTGCTCGCGACGGCCCGCTCCCCGCGTGCCGCGGGCGTCCTCGCGGCGCTCGGCACCCTGGTGAAGGTCTGGCCGGCGCTGACCCTGCTCGGCACGCCGCGGGGGCGCTCGGCGCGGGAGGCGTGGACGGCGGCCGTCGTGTCGGGAGCGGCGCTGCTCCTCGCCCTGGCGTTCGCCTTCGACGCGCCGCTGTCGTTCCTGGGCGGGCAGAGCGGGCGCGGGGTGCAGATCGAATCGCTGGGCGGGACCGCGCTGATGATCGCGCGTCACTTCGGGTGGCCGGGCCGGGTGCGGTACCGGTACGGGGCGTTCGAGGTCGTCGGACCGTACGCCGAACTGGTCGCGGCGGGCGCGCTGGCACTCACCGTCGTGGCGTTCGGGGTACTGCTGTGGTGGCGGACGCGGGCCCGCGCGTGGTCGGAGGCGACGCCGTACGACGCCGCCCTGTGCGCGGTGCTGATGTTCACCGTCACCAGCCGCGTCATCAGCCCGCAGTACCTGGTCTGGCTGCTCGGGCTCGCCGCCGTCTGCCTCACCTCCCGGTACACCACGCAGGCCCGGGTGGCCCCGCTGATCCTCGCGGCGGCGGGCCTCAGTTCGCTCGGGTATCCGGTGCTCTACGCGGACGTGCTCGCCGGGACCTGGACGGGCTGCGCGGTGACGGGAGCGCGCAACGCCCTTCTCCTCGGAGCGGTTTTCGTCTCGTTCCGTTCCCTCCGGAAGGGAACGGGCGAGTAA
- a CDS encoding glycosyltransferase family 2 protein: protein MSPSPAVAVVVIGFDDISHVADAVRSALAQGPAVAEVIAVDDCSTDGSGALLDELAAGEPRLTVVHREHNSGGCGTPRNDGLARVTRPYVMFLDSDDELPPGAVDALVGAAERHGAEVAAGLCVRRELPSGREVPWQPELYARAAVVAHPARRRRLVQDTLCVNKLYRTDFLRGHGIRFPDGRFVYEDFVFTARVLAAGPRMALVPDPVYVWHVRRTADRLSISLDRACIDNWQSRLDAHRTAVDILLGAEQKRLARAARAHFLDHSLRMYARELDLRGPEYRAEWWTRTRGYLETFDTADFELAPAPGRVVGRIVEAAAEPCDLPRVKELAARPARLLPPYAYAPDGTPAWSAELPQVSLGHLLHRPVRLLPVAVDGELRPGPRGTRLSLLVHELYGRVADAGPRSVDVELVDRERGDVVQRRTAAVTALPGEQWAATLLLDLSALGRAGTWDIRLRLRFADGSHRDTTAHAVRGPGLLRRAVVPSRRHGVLLAQPYATHSGALALRTAPGLGGVVSVVRRRAGRLLH, encoded by the coding sequence ATCTCGCCATCTCCCGCTGTCGCGGTCGTCGTGATCGGTTTCGACGACATCTCCCATGTCGCCGACGCGGTGCGCTCGGCCCTCGCCCAGGGGCCCGCCGTGGCCGAGGTCATCGCCGTGGACGACTGCTCGACGGACGGCAGCGGCGCGCTCCTCGACGAACTGGCCGCCGGGGAGCCGCGGCTGACGGTCGTGCACCGCGAGCACAACAGCGGCGGCTGCGGCACCCCGCGCAACGACGGACTGGCCCGCGTCACCCGCCCGTACGTGATGTTCCTCGACAGCGACGACGAGCTGCCGCCGGGCGCGGTGGACGCGCTCGTCGGCGCGGCGGAGCGGCACGGCGCGGAGGTCGCCGCCGGGCTGTGCGTGCGGCGCGAACTGCCGTCCGGGCGCGAGGTGCCCTGGCAGCCGGAGCTGTACGCGCGGGCGGCCGTCGTCGCGCACCCGGCGCGCCGCAGACGTCTGGTCCAGGACACGCTGTGCGTCAACAAGCTGTACCGGACGGACTTTCTGCGCGGCCACGGCATCCGCTTCCCCGACGGACGGTTCGTCTACGAGGACTTCGTGTTCACCGCGCGCGTGCTGGCCGCCGGGCCGCGCATGGCTCTGGTGCCCGACCCGGTCTACGTGTGGCACGTGCGCCGCACCGCCGACCGGCTCTCGATCTCCCTCGACCGGGCCTGCATCGACAACTGGCAGTCGCGGCTCGACGCCCATCGCACGGCCGTCGACATCCTGCTCGGCGCGGAGCAGAAGCGGCTCGCGCGGGCGGCGCGGGCGCACTTCCTCGACCACTCGCTGCGCATGTACGCGCGTGAACTCGATCTGCGCGGACCCGAGTACCGCGCCGAGTGGTGGACCCGGACTCGCGGCTACCTGGAGACCTTCGACACCGCCGACTTCGAGCTGGCGCCCGCGCCGGGCCGGGTCGTCGGCCGGATCGTCGAGGCCGCAGCCGAACCGTGCGACCTGCCCCGCGTCAAGGAACTCGCCGCCCGCCCGGCCCGGCTCCTGCCGCCGTACGCGTACGCACCCGACGGCACCCCCGCCTGGTCCGCGGAGCTGCCGCAGGTCTCGCTCGGCCATCTGCTGCACCGGCCGGTCCGTCTGCTCCCCGTCGCCGTCGACGGCGAGCTGCGGCCCGGTCCCCGCGGCACCCGCCTCTCCCTCCTCGTGCACGAGCTGTACGGGCGGGTCGCCGACGCCGGGCCGCGCTCGGTCGACGTGGAACTCGTCGACCGGGAGCGCGGCGACGTCGTCCAGCGCCGCACCGCCGCCGTCACCGCGCTGCCCGGCGAGCAGTGGGCGGCGACGCTCCTCCTCGACCTGTCCGCGCTCGGCCGCGCCGGGACCTGGGACATCCGGCTCCGGCTGCGCTTCGCCGACGGCAGCCACCGCGACACCACCGCCCACGCCGTCCGGGGCCCGGGGCTGCTGCGCCGCGCCGTCGTCCCGAGCCGCCGGCACGGCGTCCTGCTCGCCCAGCCGTACGCCACCCATTCCGGTGCTCTCGCCCTGCGCACGGCGCCGGGGCTGGGCGGGGTGGTGTCGGTGGTGCGGCGCAGGGCCGGCCGCCTGCTTCACTGA
- the galE gene encoding UDP-glucose 4-epimerase GalE, producing the protein MTWLITGGAGYIGAHVVRALRAAGEQALVYDDLSTGVADRLPSDVELVVGSTLDGALLERTLAGRSVTGVVHLAAKKQVGESVERPLHYYRENVEGLRVLLDAVTAAGVRAFVFSSSAAVYGMPDDASLTGGLVTEDTPCAPMSPYGETKLAGEWLVRATGRATGLATASLRYFNVAGAASPELADTGVFNIVPMVFERLTAGDAPRIFGADYPTPDGTCVRDYIHVADLAEAHVATAQRLAGAAPGTDLTLNIGRGVGVSVREMIDTIARETGLDIAPLIHARRPGDPPRVVASAARITAELGWSARHDIPEMITSAWSAWPHPQ; encoded by the coding sequence ATGACCTGGCTGATCACCGGCGGGGCCGGCTACATCGGCGCGCACGTGGTGCGCGCGCTGCGTGCGGCGGGCGAACAGGCGCTCGTCTACGACGACCTGTCCACCGGGGTCGCCGACCGGCTGCCGTCCGACGTGGAGCTGGTCGTCGGCTCGACCCTGGACGGCGCGCTGCTGGAGCGCACGCTCGCCGGCCGGTCCGTCACCGGGGTCGTCCACCTCGCGGCGAAGAAGCAGGTCGGCGAGTCGGTGGAGCGCCCGCTGCACTACTACCGGGAGAACGTGGAGGGGCTGCGCGTCCTGCTCGACGCGGTGACGGCGGCCGGGGTCCGCGCGTTCGTCTTCTCCTCGTCGGCCGCCGTGTACGGGATGCCGGACGACGCCTCGCTGACCGGCGGGCTGGTCACCGAGGACACTCCGTGCGCGCCGATGTCCCCGTACGGCGAGACGAAGCTGGCCGGGGAGTGGCTGGTCCGGGCGACGGGCCGGGCCACCGGGCTCGCCACCGCGTCGCTGCGCTACTTCAACGTGGCGGGGGCCGCCTCGCCCGAGCTGGCCGACACCGGGGTCTTCAACATCGTCCCGATGGTCTTCGAGCGGCTGACGGCCGGGGACGCGCCGCGCATCTTCGGCGCCGACTATCCGACGCCGGACGGCACCTGTGTCCGTGACTACATCCACGTCGCCGATCTGGCCGAGGCGCATGTCGCCACCGCGCAGCGGCTCGCCGGGGCGGCGCCGGGGACCGATCTCACGCTCAACATCGGGCGCGGGGTGGGGGTTTCGGTCCGCGAGATGATCGACACCATCGCCCGCGAGACGGGGCTGGACATCGCGCCGCTCATCCATGCGCGGCGTCCTGGGGATCCGCCCCGCGTGGTTGCTTCCGCGGCCCGGATCACGGCCGAACTGGGCTGGTCGGCCCGCCACGACATCCCAGAAATGATCACCTCAGCCTGGTCAGCCTGGCCCCACCCCCAGTAA
- a CDS encoding threonine/serine exporter family protein has translation MPVTTDTKATTTPWLTGALPRLRGLEPTRNYGYAGELLHDDGRADIEAYGARVADLAIRLGDALLSYGGSAEEAVAGMLVTAETYGLSYCEPGVTLSEVVLSGYAPGELTPLHARRVIRKYGTDYRALGRVHRLVDRIGARELTLDEARAETARILDAPPGGGRWARWRVPVQTGLVAGGAAVVFGGGPRSLLCAFVAGLLGGLLCGWLGRHGVPAFYRFAVASMPAAVMALAVSRIAPPSVVPAVVVAGVLGLLPTVTFVSAVQDALTGHYLTALGRLCDAVLIFAAVATGVVIVLGVGDLFGFGVPLVPAVSRAEHLGAPVAGVVVFAVAVAARARTPRRDWLPVAVLGVIGFVVSVEFRALGLSALVGTALVAAGVGCAGHWVARRRRESALPLVVPAIAPLLPGGVLYAALGALASGRTIEGLGGMVNVAAVTLALAVGVGLSGEVGQFLRRVRGAGFG, from the coding sequence ATGCCTGTGACGACCGACACCAAGGCCACGACCACGCCCTGGCTGACCGGAGCGCTGCCCCGGCTGCGCGGCCTCGAACCCACCAGGAACTACGGCTACGCCGGTGAGCTGCTGCACGACGACGGCCGCGCCGACATCGAGGCGTACGGCGCCCGCGTCGCCGATCTCGCGATCCGGCTCGGGGACGCCCTGCTGTCGTACGGCGGTTCGGCCGAGGAGGCCGTCGCCGGGATGCTGGTGACCGCCGAGACGTACGGGCTCAGCTACTGCGAGCCGGGCGTGACCCTCTCCGAGGTGGTGCTGTCCGGGTACGCGCCCGGCGAGTTGACGCCGCTCCACGCCCGCCGGGTGATCCGCAAGTACGGCACCGACTACCGCGCCCTGGGCCGCGTCCACCGTCTCGTGGACCGGATCGGCGCCCGGGAACTCACCCTCGACGAGGCGCGGGCCGAGACCGCCCGGATCCTGGACGCGCCGCCGGGCGGCGGGCGGTGGGCACGGTGGCGGGTGCCGGTGCAGACCGGGCTCGTCGCCGGGGGCGCGGCCGTCGTCTTCGGGGGCGGGCCGCGGTCGCTGCTCTGCGCGTTCGTCGCCGGGCTGCTCGGGGGGCTGCTGTGCGGCTGGCTCGGGCGGCACGGGGTGCCCGCTTTCTACCGGTTCGCCGTGGCCTCCATGCCGGCCGCCGTCATGGCGCTCGCCGTGAGCCGGATCGCGCCGCCGTCCGTCGTGCCGGCCGTCGTCGTCGCCGGGGTGCTCGGGCTGCTGCCCACGGTGACCTTCGTGAGCGCGGTGCAGGACGCGCTCACCGGGCACTATCTGACCGCGCTCGGGCGGTTGTGCGACGCCGTGCTGATCTTCGCCGCCGTGGCCACCGGGGTGGTGATCGTGCTGGGGGTCGGGGACCTGTTCGGGTTCGGGGTGCCGTTGGTGCCGGCCGTCAGCCGGGCCGAACATCTCGGGGCTCCGGTCGCCGGGGTCGTGGTGTTCGCGGTCGCGGTGGCGGCGCGGGCGCGGACGCCCCGGCGGGACTGGTTGCCGGTCGCCGTGCTCGGGGTGATCGGGTTCGTGGTGTCCGTCGAGTTCCGGGCGCTGGGGTTGTCGGCGCTGGTCGGTACGGCGTTGGTGGCTGCCGGGGTGGGGTGTGCCGGGCACTGGGTGGCTCGGCGGCGGCGGGAGTCGGCGCTGCCGTTGGTGGTGCCGGCGATCGCTCCGCTGTTGCCGGGTGGGGTGTTGTACGCGGCGTTGGGGGCGCTGGCCTCCGGGCGGACCATCGAGGGGCTCGGGGGGATGGTCAATGTGGCGGCCGTGACGTTGGCGCTGGCTGTGGGGGTGGGGTTGAGCGGGGAGGTGGGGCAGTTTTTGCGCCGGGTGCGGGGGGCTGGGTTCGGCTGA
- a CDS encoding TetR/AcrR family transcriptional regulator yields MTTNADPAQQKAKPTRRRAPAGAAVLREDVTDAIRAAVFEELASVGYARMSIEGIARRAGVGKTAVYRRWRSKLHLVLDLVSAIAVQGLPAPDTGSLQADLLLLYQVTSRALRHPVAGQIIPDLQAEAARNPEIAEAMQKALREGQAGVASGIVRAAVERGELRAGLDEELALDLISGPLYWRSVVVRTPELPKGHLKKLATATAAALKAL; encoded by the coding sequence ATGACGACCAACGCCGACCCCGCCCAGCAGAAGGCCAAGCCGACGCGGCGCCGGGCCCCCGCCGGGGCCGCCGTCCTGCGCGAGGACGTGACGGACGCGATCCGCGCCGCCGTCTTCGAGGAGCTGGCCTCCGTCGGCTATGCCCGGATGTCCATCGAGGGCATCGCGCGCCGCGCCGGGGTCGGCAAGACGGCCGTCTACCGCCGCTGGCGCTCCAAGCTGCACCTCGTCCTCGACCTGGTCTCCGCGATCGCGGTGCAGGGGCTGCCCGCCCCCGACACCGGCTCCCTCCAGGCGGACCTGCTGCTCCTCTACCAGGTCACGTCCCGGGCGCTGCGCCACCCCGTGGCCGGGCAGATCATCCCCGACCTCCAGGCGGAGGCGGCCCGCAATCCCGAGATCGCCGAGGCGATGCAGAAGGCGCTGCGCGAGGGGCAGGCCGGGGTGGCGAGCGGGATCGTGCGGGCGGCCGTCGAGCGGGGCGAGCTGCGCGCGGGCCTCGACGAGGAGCTGGCGCTCGACCTGATCTCCGGCCCGCTGTACTGGCGCTCGGTCGTGGTGCGCACGCCCGAGCTGCCCAAGGGGCATCTGAAGAAGCTCGCCACGGCGACCGCGGCGGCGCTCAAGGCGCTGTGA
- a CDS encoding ABC transporter permease has product MSQVLDTPPAPASPAAATEDAAALAARYGLSVSGARPTLSAYVRQLWARRHFITAFATAKLTAQYSKSSLGQLWQVLTPLLNAAVYYFIFGVILKTSRGVPDYIPFLVTGVFIWTYTQSSVMAGVRAISGSMGLVRALHFPRASLPLSYCLQQLQQLLFSMVALIVILLAFGVPPGPAWLLVLPALALQSVFNAGLALIMARLGARTPDLNQLMPFILRVWMYLSGVMFSLSDKLPKTDLPVVVQQAVQLNPVAVYIDLIRFALIDSFTADNLPPHIWAFAVGWALLAGVGGFIYFWKAEETYGRD; this is encoded by the coding sequence GTGAGTCAGGTTCTGGACACGCCTCCCGCGCCGGCCTCCCCGGCCGCCGCCACCGAGGACGCCGCGGCCCTCGCCGCCCGGTACGGCCTCAGCGTCAGCGGCGCCCGCCCCACACTGTCCGCGTACGTGCGGCAGCTGTGGGCGCGGCGGCACTTCATCACCGCCTTCGCCACCGCCAAGCTGACCGCGCAGTACAGCAAGTCGAGCCTCGGCCAGCTGTGGCAGGTGCTGACCCCGCTCCTCAACGCCGCGGTCTACTACTTCATCTTCGGCGTCATCCTGAAGACCTCCAGAGGCGTCCCGGACTACATCCCGTTCCTGGTGACCGGCGTGTTCATCTGGACGTACACCCAGAGCTCGGTGATGGCCGGGGTGCGGGCGATCTCCGGCAGCATGGGCCTGGTGCGCGCCCTGCACTTCCCGCGCGCCTCACTGCCGCTGTCGTACTGCCTCCAGCAGCTCCAGCAGCTGCTGTTCTCGATGGTCGCGCTGATCGTGATCCTGCTGGCGTTCGGCGTCCCGCCGGGCCCGGCCTGGCTCCTGGTGCTGCCCGCCCTGGCCCTCCAGTCGGTCTTCAACGCGGGCCTGGCCCTGATCATGGCGCGGCTCGGCGCCCGCACCCCGGACCTCAACCAGCTGATGCCGTTCATCCTGCGCGTGTGGATGTACCTGTCCGGCGTGATGTTCAGCCTCAGCGACAAGCTGCCGAAGACCGACCTTCCGGTGGTCGTCCAGCAGGCCGTGCAGCTCAACCCGGTCGCGGTCTACATCGACCTGATCCGCTTCGCCCTGATCGACAGCTTCACCGCGGACAACCTCCCGCCCCACATCTGGGCGTTCGCCGTGGGCTGGGCGCTGCTCGCCGGCGTCGGCGGG